The Nitrospirota bacterium genome segment AAATCCCGCGCCATCCGGCGATGGTAACAGATGCCCGGATTGAAGAAAACCGGACCCCGGAGTAAAGTCATTTCCGTGGGTGATCGATCGGGATTGTTGGACCGAGTTCTTCGCCGAGCTTTGGTCAAACTTGTGTCGCTTGGATTGCGACAGGGAGCGGCAGCACTCCCGCTCGCGCTGATCCTCCCCTTTTACCTTTGCGCCGTTCTTTCCGAATTCGACGTTGCCCTTCTCCCCCCACCGCCCCTACCGGGGGTCGCCATCCTCGGGGCGGCCTTAATGGTATTCCTCCTCGCCGGAATGCCGCGTGTCCTGCCGCGTCTCCCCCGTCTCCGCAGGCTCGCATGGCTGGAGAACGCCTCGGGGCTGCCCTACCAGCCGCTACGCACCCTGGCACACCTGCGTGTCCCCACAAAGGGAGCCGACGGCGACCCCTTCCGCCACGCCGCCGTTCAGTTCGCCGAGGCTCAGACCTCCAGGATGGATCTGTCTCGCGTTGTCGAAACGGATCGCCGTGTTTCCCGCCGCCTTTTCCAGGCGTCCCTCGCCGCCACGCTTCTGGCATCCGCCGCCGCCGTTCTCTCGCCGGAGCGCCACGTGGAGTGGCTGGCGCTCATGCTGCCCGCACGGATCGCCCAGATGCTGCCCTATGCCTCGGTGAAACACTTGGCCCTGCAACGCGTCGCCGTCCGGGTCCATCCCCCGGCGTACGCCGCCTGGCCTCCCGAAGAGAAGGTCCTCGGCGTCCCGGAACTCCAAGTGCTGAAAGGGAGCAGGGTCGAATTGACCGCTTCCACCCGGGAGCATCTGCGCACCGCCTCTCTTTCCTCCAGCGCAGGGACCAACCTGCCGGCACAGGTTTCCGGTTCGGATGTCTTCGCCTCCTTCGATGTCCTGGCCGAACAAAGTCTTCGCATCGAGGGCCTGGGACTCAAGGGTGAAAAATGGGTCAGCCCCTCCGCCGCAAATCTCAAGCTGATTGAGGACCGGCGCCCGCACGTCGCCTTGCTTCAACCGCCGGCTGACATGACGGCGGAGGAGACCGGAAGGATCCCCATCCAGTACTCGGCGGATGACGATTTCGGTCTGCGGCGTTTCGAGCTGGTGCTCTTCCGCGGGAAGGAGGAATCGCCCATGCCTCTCGAACGGTTGGAAGGCGAACCCTCAAGCGCGTCCGGCACCTACATCCTCGAACTCATACAGCTCCAGCCGAAGCCGGGAGAGCTGATCGGCATCGGCGTGCGCGCGTGGGACAACGACACGGTCTCCGGCCCCAAGTTCGGGACGTCCGACATTCGCTTCCTTGAGATTCTCAGCGGCGATCACGAGCACCGGGCGAAACTGGAGAAGCTGAAGGCCGTCTGGGAAAGCCTGATCCAGACCTTGGGACTCGAACTGCCCACCACCGTGGCCGGAATGGACGGCCCCGGCCGGCTCACCGCCCACCAAACCATCGATGCGAGACTCCGCGAGACGTCGCAGTACCTCGGCGACGTCCTGGGCGGGATCGCGGACGACGAACGCATGTCCGCCGATTGGATCCAGATCCTGGCGGTCATGAAACAGGACATCGAGACGGTCAATCGCGAGAAGGCGCTCTTCCTGGCCCAAAATCCGGAGATTCTGGGTGTTCCGTCTTCCCCCCGCCGCTCCGCCGAGGATGAAATGAAACCCGGTGAGGGCGAAACGCCCGACCTCTCGCCCCCGCCGCTGTTCGTCCAGAAAGTTCAGCCCGAAGTACAGGAGTTGGAGGAAGATGTCCTCTTGCTCGACCGGTTCTTCGACATGCAGGCCCTCACCGACGCCTACACCGGTTTCAACGACGCCCTCCACCAGCAGGAAACGCTGACCGATCTTTTGAAGCAAGCCAACCTGCGGGATCCGAAGGCCTCGGCCGCCTTGGAGCGCAAGCTTCAGGAGCTGGAACGGACGCTGGCGTCGCTGTACGAGAAGCTCATGAAAACCGCCAGGCAGATTCCCGACGAACTGCTGAATCCGGAGGCGATGCAGTCGCTAAAAACCGCGCAACTGGGGGATCTGATGGCCCAGATTCGCGAAGCTCTTCGAAGCGGCGACTCCGAAAAAGCCCAAAAACTGCTGGCTCAACTGCGGGACGAATTGCAGAAACTGATGACGACGGTGGATTCCGCCCAGAAGGGCGCGCAGCGAATGGATGAGGCGCAGTACGAAAAAGCCAAATCCATGTACCAGTCCCTTGAGCAGCTTGAGAAAGACCAGTCCCAGTTGCGCCAGGAAACGTTCGAGCAGTCCAAGGCAGGTCAATCGGGCGACGCGCGGGATGCCAAGGTCTGGATTCGACAGGCCCTCGAACAGATCCAGCGGCATCTCCAGAGCGCGGAGCAGTCTCTCTCCGGCATGGAATCGGCCCACGGCGCAACGGATTGGACCGGTCGGATGCGAATGAGTCTCGAAAACGCCCTCGCCCTCCGGGCCCAACTCGCCGAGCAGCTCGATCGGGTTGCCCCGCGCGAACTCCTCCCTCCCGCGCGAAGCCTCGAGATGGCCCTCCAGGGCGCGGATCAGCTCACGCGTTGGCCGCCGGCCGAAATTCAGAAGGCGGATCCGCCCCGGAAACTGGCGTCCGACGTCCGCGACGCGGAGCATGTTGCCAAGGAGCTGGTTCAATTCCTTCAGGCGCCGCCCGAAACCGCCCCGTCGCCAAGGGTTTCATCCGGACGCGAGCCACAGGGCGAACAAGGGGCGCCCAGCGGGCGATCGAACGGGCCGGGGTTGACCGAGCGTCAAGGACGCCTGGCCCAGAGCACCGGCGATCTCTCCAAGAAGCTTGAGGAGCTCTCCGGCTCCGTCCCCTTCGTGGGCAAGAATCCTTCCTCGAAGCTGGGACAGGCCGCGGAGGATATGAAGTCCGCCCAACAGGCTCTTGGACGAAACGGCTATTCGGACGCGCTGACGCCGCAGGACCAAGCCATCCAGAAAATTCGCGAAGCCAAGGGGAACCTTCAGCAAGCCCTCAACGGGATGAGCTCGGGCGCGCCCGGCATGTCCATGCCGTTCCCCTCGGCATGGCCGTGGGGTTCCCGACCTTCACATCAGGAAGGCAAGTACGGCGCTCCCACCCAGAAGGTTCAGATCCCCACCTCCGACCAGCACAAGGTCCCCAAGGAATTCCGCGAGGATCTCCTGGAGGCGATGAAGGAAAAATATCCCGACAAGTACGAAAAACCCGTCAAGAAATACTACGAAGAACTCCTGAAATAGCCCCTGCGTGTCAGCGCGAAATCCCAGTTCCCGGAAGCCGCAGCATCGCGGAGTAGGAATGGGGTCGGTCGTCATGGCCAAATGGCCACCTGCGAACGATGAAAATGCCTCCCTCTGTAGCCGAGGTGACCGAATCGGTCCTTCCGGCCCCGTACCCGGAGCGCCATGGATGGCTGCGCAGGCGTGACCGCTGAACGCTTATTTCTACTTAGAGCCTCTAACAGAATGCCGATTCGTAGGGGAGCATCTTCAGATGCTCCCTCTTGTCGGGAGGGTCTGAAGACCCTCCCCTACGCATTCTGTTAGCCTTGCCCCTGCCCTTCTCCTTGATCGTGCGGAACCGTGACCGTGGCCGTGGCGGTAGTGGAGTTTCCGGAGCTGTCCGTCGCTTGATACGTCAGCGTGTAGATTCTCCCCGTGCCGGTTCCGGAGCGTTCGGCGCGAAGCTGGAGGCCGCCCGCTGTCTGGATGTCGTTCTCCGTGTCGCCGTCGCCCAGACCGTTGTCCGGCTCATTACTCGTCGCAGAGCCGAGGACCACGGCGGGGCTTGCGTCGCAAACGTCGGACACGCTGAAGGCGGCCGTAATCGGAACCATCTTGTGATTCGGCGGCCAGAGCGAACTGGGCGAGACCGAAACTGAGAGCGTCGGCGCCGTCGTATCCGAGACCGTCACCAGCACGTCATCCGTATCCGAGAGCCCGTCGCTGTCTGTGACTTTCAGCGTAATCGCATGGCTTCCGAGCGACATCGTTGCGCTCGCCGTTTCGCCCGTCGCGACAAGCGTCGTCCCCTCGAACCATTCGAACGTCACAATATCGTCGTTCGTGCCGGGCGAGGAATCGGGATCACTCGAAGCCGAACCATCGAGAGCGATCAACGCCCCGCCGGACGACACACACTCGGCTAAGATGTCTGCCCCTGCACTCGCTGTGGGCGGCTGATTTGAAGGAGGGACGAAACCTTCGTCAAACAGTTCAGCGCTTGCGAGGAGAGGGTACGAACTTCCGTAATAGCCGCCGGCGACAAGAACTTTCCCCGTCAAGAGCAAAACCGCGGGGTGACTGAATCGTCTGAATGTCATCGATCCGGCCATAGTCCACGCGCCCGCGGCCGGGTCATAGATCTCCGAAGAAGCCAGAATGCTCCCTCCCTCCGATCGACCACCAGCGACAAGGACCCTACCTGAGGTCAGCAGCGTAGCACTGAGCCATTGCCGGCCAAAACTCATCGATCCAGTGCTCGTCCAAACACCGGTCGAGGGGTCATAAACCTCGGCAGATCGCTCAACATAAGGACTAAGACCGCCCGCCGCCAACACCCTTCCCGATGGCAGGAGAGTCAATGTAAAGTCGACCCTGGGGTTTAGCATAGCGCCTGTGGGCAGCCATGACATTGTAGTGGGGTCCAGCAGTTCGGAGGATGAGTCGTACCACGCGGTGACGCCGCCGGCAATCAGAACCTGCCCCGATGCCAGCAGCACGGCTGAGTGCGACCGCCGAGGTTTGGTCAGGTGAGCCACTTGAGTCCAAGTTCCGGTGGAACGCTCATACACTTCCACTGAGTCTGTCGTGCCAAAAGGATTCAGTCCCCCAGCCACCACGACCTTACCCGATGCGAGCAGAGTTGCGGAATGATCCTGTCTGG includes the following:
- a CDS encoding DUF4175 family protein — encoded protein: MGDRSGLLDRVLRRALVKLVSLGLRQGAAALPLALILPFYLCAVLSEFDVALLPPPPLPGVAILGAALMVFLLAGMPRVLPRLPRLRRLAWLENASGLPYQPLRTLAHLRVPTKGADGDPFRHAAVQFAEAQTSRMDLSRVVETDRRVSRRLFQASLAATLLASAAAVLSPERHVEWLALMLPARIAQMLPYASVKHLALQRVAVRVHPPAYAAWPPEEKVLGVPELQVLKGSRVELTASTREHLRTASLSSSAGTNLPAQVSGSDVFASFDVLAEQSLRIEGLGLKGEKWVSPSAANLKLIEDRRPHVALLQPPADMTAEETGRIPIQYSADDDFGLRRFELVLFRGKEESPMPLERLEGEPSSASGTYILELIQLQPKPGELIGIGVRAWDNDTVSGPKFGTSDIRFLEILSGDHEHRAKLEKLKAVWESLIQTLGLELPTTVAGMDGPGRLTAHQTIDARLRETSQYLGDVLGGIADDERMSADWIQILAVMKQDIETVNREKALFLAQNPEILGVPSSPRRSAEDEMKPGEGETPDLSPPPLFVQKVQPEVQELEEDVLLLDRFFDMQALTDAYTGFNDALHQQETLTDLLKQANLRDPKASAALERKLQELERTLASLYEKLMKTARQIPDELLNPEAMQSLKTAQLGDLMAQIREALRSGDSEKAQKLLAQLRDELQKLMTTVDSAQKGAQRMDEAQYEKAKSMYQSLEQLEKDQSQLRQETFEQSKAGQSGDARDAKVWIRQALEQIQRHLQSAEQSLSGMESAHGATDWTGRMRMSLENALALRAQLAEQLDRVAPRELLPPARSLEMALQGADQLTRWPPAEIQKADPPRKLASDVRDAEHVAKELVQFLQAPPETAPSPRVSSGREPQGEQGAPSGRSNGPGLTERQGRLAQSTGDLSKKLEELSGSVPFVGKNPSSKLGQAAEDMKSAQQALGRNGYSDALTPQDQAIQKIREAKGNLQQALNGMSSGAPGMSMPFPSAWPWGSRPSHQEGKYGAPTQKVQIPTSDQHKVPKEFREDLLEAMKEKYPDKYEKPVKKYYEELLK